One Gadus morhua chromosome 13, gadMor3.0, whole genome shotgun sequence genomic window carries:
- the trpc4apa gene encoding transient receptor potential cation channel, subfamily C, member 4 associated protein a, which produces MATLQGSQSPWTGGKRRKCNGNIVTKITACQITGHGFNRGTQLPGILLEERDRRVKWHGIPTMLQKLHDSSHPNSDLSHAHSLLKVLLSQLSMEAMSFVTEDRKTAQESTFPNTYTFELFGGVDLLVEILMRPTVTMHNSKNQMNDDLVKDCLSVLYNCCMCTEGVTRSLAARDDFVLFLFTLMNNKKTFLQTATLIEDILGAKKEMIQLEGIPNLSGLVQSFDQQQLANFCRILSVTISEPDVGNDDKHTLLAKNAQQKKNNTPSRAEVNQVALLNIPGFIERLCKLATRKVSEATGASSFLQELEDWYTWLDNALVLDALMQMASEETEQSSTESSDESSLATSPLRHHLPQSMKIVHEIMYKVEVLYVLCVLLMGRQRNQVHKMLAEFRLIPGLNNLFDKLIWRKYTASNHVVHGQNENCDCSPEISFKIQFLRLLQSFSDHHENKYLLLNSQELNELSAISMKANIPEVEALVNTDRSLVCDGKKGLLTRLLTVMKREPPDSSFRFWQARAVESFLRGATSYADQMFLLKRGLLEHILFCIIDSGCTSRDVLQSYFDLLGELMKFNIDAFNRFNKYVNTEEKFQTFLTQINSSLVDSNMLVRCIVLSLDRFENQTEDVKVVEVLSECCLLSYMARVENRLTFLFRLVNIINVQTLTQENVSCLNTSLVILMLARRRSKLPFYLDALREKEYAEKYPGCLLNNFHNLLRFWQRHYLNKDKDSTCLENSSCIPFSYWKETVSVLLGVDRTSSSAIASYIDEPYMDLDTDPLEE; this is translated from the exons atggcgACGCTTCAAGGGTCCCAGTCCCCTTGGACTGGAGGAAAACGGAGAAAATGCAATGGCAATATCGTCACGAAAATCACAGCTTGTCAAATTACAGGCCACGGGTTCAACCGAGGCACTCAG CTCCCTGGAATCCTGCTGGAGGAAAGGGACAGGCGAGTCAAGTGGCATGGCATCCCTACCATGCTGCAGAAACTCCACGACAGCAGTCATCCAAACAGCGACCTCTCCCATGCCCACAGCCTactcaag GTATTGTTGTCCCAACTCTCCATGGAGGCCATGTCTTTTGTCACggaggacagaaagacagctcAGGAATCCACCTTCCCCAATACGTACACCTTTGAACTGTTTGGGGGCGTGGAC CTGCTCGTGGAAATCTTGATGAGGCCCACCGTCACTATGCATAATAGTAAAAACCAAA TGAATGATGACTTGGTGAAGGACTGCCTTAGTGTGCTTTACAActgctgtatgtgt ACGGAGGGGGTTACCAGGAGCCTGGCGGCCCGGGATGACTTTGTGCTGTTCCTCTTCACCCTGATGAACAACAAGAAGACCTTCCTGCAGACCGCCACCCTCATCGAAGACATCCTGGGGGCCAAAAAG GAGATGATCCAGCTGGAGGGCATCCCCAACCTGTCCGGCCTGGTCCAGAGCTTCGACCAGCAGCAGCTGGCCAACTTCTGCCGCATCCTGTCCGTCACCATCTCGGAGcccgacgtgggcaacgatgaCAAGCACACCCTGCTGGCCAAGAACGCCCAGCAGAAGAAGAACAACACCCCCTCACGCGCCGAGGTCAACCAGG TGGCGCTGCTGAACATCCCAGGCTTCATCGAGCGCCTGTGTAAGCTGGCCACCAGGAAGGTGTCGGAGGCCACGGGGGCCTCCAGCTTCctgcaggagctggaggacTGGTACACGTGGCTGGACAACGCCCTGGTGCTGGACGCCCTCATGCAGATGGCCTCAGAGGAGACCGAGCAGAGCAGTACAG AGTCCTCAGACGAGAGCTCCCTCGCCACCAGCCCTCTCCGCCACCACCTGCCCCAGTCCATGAAGATCGTCCATGAGATCATGTACAAGGTGGAGGTGCTCTACGTGCTGTGTGTGCTGCTCATGGGCCGCCAGAGGAACCAG GTGCACAAGATGCTCGCTGAGTTCCGTCTCATTCCGGGACTCAACAACTTGTTTGACAAGCTCATCTGGAGGAAGTACACCGCCTCCAACCACGTGGTGCATGGCCAGAACGAGAACTGTGACTGCAGCCCG GAAATATCGTTTAAAATCCAGTTCCTGCGGTTGCTGCAGAGTTTCAGCGATCACCACGA GAACAAGTACCTGCTGCTGAACAGCCAGGAGCTGAACGAGCTCAGTGCCATCTCCATGAAGGCCAACATCCCCGAGGTAGAGGCCCTGGTCAACACGGACCGCAGCCTGGTGTGTGACGGCAAGAAGGGCCTGCTGACCAGGCTGCTCACCGTCATGAAGAGGGAGCCCCCAGACTCCTCCTTCAG ATTCTGGCAGGCGAGGGCTGTGGAGAGCTTTCTGCGTGGGGCCACGTCCTACGCAGACCAGATGTTCCTCTTGAAGAGAGGACTGCTGGAG CACATCCTGTTCTGCATCATCGACAGCGGCTGCACCTCCAGAGACGTTCTGCAGAGCTACTTCGACCTGCTCGGGGAGCTCATGAAGTTCAACATCGACGCCTTCAACCGCTTCAACAAATACGTCAACACGGAGGAGAAG TTCCAGACCTTCCTGACCCAGAtcaacagctccctggtggacTCCAACATGCTGGTGCGCTGTATCGTCCTCTCCCTGGACCGCTTCGAGAACCAGACGGAAGACGTCAAAG tGGTGGAGGTCCTGTCTGAGTGCTGCCTGCTGTCCTACATGGCCCGGGTGGAGAACAGGCTCACCTTCCTCTTCAGACTGGTCAACATCATCAACGTCCAGACGCTCACACAG gAGAACGTGAGCTGTCTCAACACCAGCCTGGTCATCCTGATGCTGGCCAGGAGGAGGTCCAAGCTGCCCTTCTACCTGGACGCCCTGCGCGAGAAGGAGTACGCCGAGAAGTACCCCGGCTGCCTGCTCAACAACTTCCACAACCTGCTGCGCTTCTGGCAGCGCCACTACCTCAACAAGGACAAGGACAGCACCTGCCTGGAGAAC agctcctgCATCCCCTTCAGCTACTGGAAGGAGACGGTGTCCGTCCTGCTGGGCGTGGACAGGACCTCCTCGTCCGCCATCGCCAGCTACATCGACGAGCCCTACATGGACCTGGACACGGACCCCCTGGAGGAGTGA
- the sla2a gene encoding src-like-adapter 2, with protein MGNCPLKFRTKQRSQGNPIAPGLPACSADMNFVVSLHDFPCYGEAGFSLQVGERLSVVSDDGDFLMVKSERTGHEIYVPTECTSKVINRWFFKGLSRYKAEELLMQTHNCTGAFLVRESESNPDQYSLSVLKRPESYLGSVKHYRISRIANGWFYIAQRLTFSSLQHLVEHYTEFTDGLCCTLDKPCFILGSDNTSLTIPTERSVPLPLAIRRPTINWKDVTRSMLFRGNRAESEHSLVSDGLREAISSYLYMTEINERDFV; from the exons ATGGGGAACTGCCCCCTCAAATTCCGTACCAAACAGAGATCTCAGGGTAACCCCATTGCACCAG GCCTCCCCGCCTGCTCTGCAGATATGAACTTCGTTGTGTCTCTGCATGACTTCCCCTGCTACGGCGAGGCCGGGTTCTCCCTGCAGGTCGGGGAGCGTCTCTCCGTCGTGTCTGA TGACGGGGATTTCTTGATGGTTAAATCTGAGCGCACGGGCCACGAGATCTACGTGCCCACCGAATGCACGTCAAAAGTGATAAACAG GTGGTTCTTTAAAGGCCTCAGCAGGTACAAGGCCGAGGAGCTGCTCATGCAGACCCACAACTGCACCGGCGCCTTCCTGGTCCGGGAGTCAGAGTCCAACCCAG ATCAATACTCGTTGTCTGTTTTAAAGAGACCCGAGTCGTACTTGGGCTCGGTAAAGCACTACCGCATCAGCCGTATCGCAAACGGCTGGTTCTACATAGCCCAGAGGCTCACCTTTTCCTCCCTGCAGCACCTTGTTGAGCACTATACTG AGTTCACCGATGGGTTATGCTGTACCCTGGATAAGCCCTGCTTCATCCTGGGTTCGGACAACACCTCCCTAACCATCCCCACAGAGAGGAGCGTTCCTTTGCCGTTGGCGATCAGAAGACCCACCATTAACTGGAAGGACGTCACCAG GTCGATgcttttcaggggaaacagagcGGAATCAGAGCACTCTCTGGTGAGCGATGGCCTGAGGGAAGCCATCAGCTCCTACCTCTACATGACGGAGATAAATGAGCGAGACTTCGTATGA